Proteins from one Flammeovirgaceae bacterium genomic window:
- a CDS encoding ABC transporter permease, whose product MNLLENFREGLRSVQANLLRSVLTALIVAIGITSLVGILTAIDGIEHSVAESLSSLGVNTFDIYSKRNRNRSQQGVKEEVVRPVYLQDMEKFMARYSIPSSVSLSANLTSIAEIKHKSHKTNPNVAVMGVNDEYLAIKGLDLDKGRNFSSIEIEYGSKVAVLGAKVVEAIFDDNEDPLNAEVSFKGTRFRVIGVLVEKGQLSEDNYDNMVFVPVIVANQLAGGRGLEYNLTVGISDASQLELAMGEATGLMRTIRQDRVGEPNSFELEKSETLAENLESLTGALRIGGFGVGFITLLGASIALMNIMMVSVTERTREVGVRKALGATPLRIRQQFIIEAIVVCILGGVAGIIMGIGIGNLISSAIGIDSFVVPWLWMLVGLIICIVVGLLSGYYPAFKASQLDPIESLRFE is encoded by the coding sequence ATGAATTTGCTCGAAAATTTTAGGGAAGGTTTGAGGTCGGTTCAGGCCAACCTCCTGAGGTCCGTCCTTACCGCGCTTATCGTGGCCATAGGCATTACTTCCCTGGTAGGCATCCTTACCGCAATTGACGGGATAGAACACTCCGTTGCCGAAAGTTTGTCCTCCCTCGGGGTAAATACCTTTGACATATATTCCAAAAGGAACAGGAACCGGAGCCAGCAAGGGGTAAAGGAAGAAGTTGTGCGGCCGGTTTACCTTCAGGACATGGAGAAGTTCATGGCCCGCTATTCCATACCCTCATCGGTCAGCCTGTCGGCAAACCTTACCTCCATTGCCGAGATCAAGCACAAATCACACAAAACCAACCCCAATGTGGCCGTTATGGGCGTCAACGATGAGTACCTGGCCATCAAAGGCCTGGACTTGGACAAAGGCAGGAACTTTTCTTCCATTGAGATCGAATATGGAAGCAAGGTGGCCGTATTGGGCGCCAAGGTAGTGGAGGCCATCTTTGACGACAACGAGGACCCCCTGAATGCCGAAGTGTCCTTTAAAGGGACACGGTTCAGGGTGATAGGCGTGCTGGTGGAAAAAGGGCAGTTATCGGAAGACAATTACGACAATATGGTTTTTGTGCCGGTGATTGTGGCCAACCAATTGGCCGGGGGAAGGGGCTTGGAATACAACCTTACCGTGGGGATAAGCGATGCCTCGCAACTGGAGTTGGCGATGGGCGAAGCCACCGGGCTGATGCGCACCATCAGGCAGGACAGGGTGGGGGAGCCCAATTCCTTTGAACTGGAAAAAAGTGAAACCCTGGCAGAGAACCTTGAAAGCCTGACCGGGGCCCTGCGCATCGGTGGTTTTGGGGTCGGCTTTATCACTTTGCTGGGCGCGTCCATTGCGTTGATGAACATCATGATGGTGTCGGTGACGGAGCGTACGCGCGAAGTGGGCGTACGGAAGGCCCTGGGGGCCACCCCGCTCCGCATCAGGCAGCAATTTATTATCGAGGCCATAGTGGTTTGCATTTTGGGCGGTGTGGCCGGCATCATTATGGGCATCGGCATCGGCAACCTGATATCAAGCGCCATCGGTATTGATAGTTTCGTAGTGCCCTGGCTCTGGATGCTGGTGGGGCTCATCATTTGTATTGTAGTAGGCCTGTTGTCTGGATATTACCCTGCTTTTAAGGCATCCCAACTCGATCCGATTGAATCCCTGAGGTTCGAGTAA
- a CDS encoding asparagine synthetase B, whose product MRLLILLFFLTAGRLAFANYVFIPMDTKQANHLKAYGIAYWVLKNDIEVDWLLNYRGGSFMCKYQPAIQNELVVRGVSFEIISDAQANGIIAEIASPAVNYDLMKLEKYPKIAVYSPKSKQPWDDAVTLVLTYAEIPYDVIFDDEIMRGDLPKYDWLHLHHEDFTGQYGKFYGSYANMPWYIEAQKEAEEMARRNGFHKVSQLKLAVAKRIKEFVAGGGFLFAMCSATDSFDIALSAEGVDICERMYDGDPADPQAQEKLDYEKTLAFTNFRLSRDPYQYEFSDIDNNAPERGLRQDNDYFNLFEFSAKWDPIPTMLTQNHTRVIKGFYGQTTGFKKHLVKPDVVIMGENRDIQEVKYLHGVLGKGFYTFYGGHDPEDYQHTVGEEPTDLSLHPNSPGYRLILNNILFPAAKKKKQKT is encoded by the coding sequence ATGAGGCTGCTTATTTTGTTGTTTTTTCTAACGGCCGGCCGGCTGGCTTTCGCCAATTATGTGTTCATACCCATGGACACCAAACAGGCCAACCACCTAAAGGCCTATGGAATCGCCTATTGGGTACTTAAAAATGACATAGAGGTGGACTGGCTCCTCAATTACAGGGGCGGCAGTTTTATGTGCAAATACCAGCCTGCCATACAAAACGAACTGGTGGTAAGGGGCGTTAGCTTCGAAATCATATCCGATGCGCAGGCCAACGGCATCATCGCGGAAATCGCCAGCCCTGCCGTGAACTACGACCTCATGAAACTGGAGAAATACCCCAAAATCGCGGTGTACTCCCCCAAGAGCAAACAACCCTGGGACGATGCCGTGACCCTTGTGCTCACCTATGCCGAGATCCCTTACGATGTGATTTTCGATGACGAAATCATGAGGGGCGATTTGCCAAAATACGATTGGCTCCACCTTCACCACGAAGACTTTACGGGGCAATATGGAAAATTCTACGGGAGTTATGCCAATATGCCCTGGTACATAGAAGCCCAGAAAGAAGCGGAGGAAATGGCCAGGAGGAACGGGTTTCACAAAGTATCCCAGCTCAAACTGGCCGTGGCCAAACGAATAAAGGAATTTGTTGCCGGTGGCGGGTTTCTTTTTGCCATGTGCTCGGCCACGGATTCTTTTGACATCGCCTTGTCCGCGGAAGGCGTGGACATTTGCGAACGCATGTACGATGGCGACCCTGCCGACCCGCAGGCACAGGAAAAACTCGATTACGAAAAAACCCTGGCCTTCACCAACTTCCGCCTTTCAAGGGACCCCTACCAATATGAGTTTTCCGACATCGACAACAATGCCCCGGAAAGGGGGCTGCGCCAGGACAATGATTACTTCAACCTTTTTGAGTTTTCTGCCAAATGGGACCCCATCCCTACCATGCTGACACAAAACCACACCCGGGTCATCAAGGGGTTTTATGGCCAGACCACCGGCTTTAAGAAACATTTGGTAAAGCCCGATGTGGTGATCATGGGCGAAAACCGTGACATCCAGGAAGTCAAATACCTGCATGGCGTACTGGGCAAGGGCTTTTACACATTTTACGGTGGCCACGACCCGGAAGATTACCAACATACCGTGGGGGAAGAGCCAACGGACCTGAGCCTGCACCCCAACTCCCCAGGCTACAGGCTGATCCTGAACAATATCCTGTTCCCCGCGGCAAAAAAGAAAAAGCAAAAGACGTAA
- a CDS encoding S9 family peptidase — MKVFAILFLGALAFPSFSQRPIQPSDVYRLKSVGSPQVSPDGKWVAYTVSSPDSAKDKYDTDIWMVGWDGKENIRLTASPESEGTPRWSPDGKYITFLSSRYDAKSSQVWKMDRRGGEAVLLTGLKVDISDYEWSPDSKKIVLVIKDQDPAEDEGKKKTKKPIVIDRYHFKADGQGYLERKREHLYVLDVATQALDTLTTGDFDDGSPAWSPDSKQIAFVSNRTPNADRNGNTDIWIMDAKQGAAPRQLTTWEDADDAPAWSPDGKSIAYLKSRTPEYDIYDQPQIAVIAASGGAPRIISSQVDRDMGAPFWSQDGKSIFTTMADDRRMHVVSFDATTGGMKKITSGDRVFRSLHRGPGNQWAALGGDALMPFEVYAIEGATATRLTHVQDDFLKPLALASVEAFNSKSKDGTDVGSLLVWPAGAPKNKKLPLILWIHGGPTGQDDFSFDLISQLHAANGYAVANVNYRGSNGRGMDYSRAIYADWGNKEVMDLIGAVDYLIKEGKADPDRLGVGGWSYGGILTDYITAADSRFKAATSGAGSALWFSLYGTDQYTKQYEAELGVPWKTQKKWMELSSPFFNIEKVKTPTLYMVGEKDFNVPPVGSEQMYQALKSLGVPTGFVVYPNQFHGIRTPSYQVDRYSRYKEWFDKYLGNPKMGATVGTKK, encoded by the coding sequence ATGAAAGTTTTCGCAATCCTGTTTTTGGGGGCCCTGGCGTTCCCATCTTTTTCACAAAGGCCCATTCAGCCTTCCGATGTGTACCGGCTAAAGTCAGTAGGCAGCCCCCAGGTTTCCCCCGATGGCAAGTGGGTGGCCTATACGGTAAGCTCGCCCGATTCCGCCAAGGACAAATATGACACGGACATCTGGATGGTGGGCTGGGACGGGAAGGAAAACATACGCCTTACCGCCAGCCCGGAAAGCGAAGGCACGCCCCGGTGGTCGCCTGACGGAAAATACATCACCTTTTTATCTTCCAGGTACGATGCCAAGTCAAGCCAGGTATGGAAAATGGACAGGAGGGGGGGCGAGGCCGTGTTGCTCACGGGCCTGAAAGTGGACATCAGCGACTATGAATGGAGCCCGGATTCGAAAAAGATAGTGTTGGTGATCAAGGACCAGGACCCTGCCGAAGACGAAGGGAAAAAGAAGACCAAAAAACCAATTGTTATAGACCGGTACCACTTTAAGGCAGATGGCCAGGGCTACCTGGAACGAAAGAGGGAACACCTTTATGTGCTGGATGTGGCCACACAGGCACTGGACACCCTGACAACCGGTGATTTTGACGATGGGTCCCCTGCCTGGTCCCCGGACTCCAAACAAATTGCCTTTGTAAGCAACCGCACCCCCAACGCGGACCGCAACGGCAACACGGATATTTGGATCATGGATGCCAAACAGGGGGCCGCGCCCCGGCAATTGACCACATGGGAAGACGCGGACGATGCCCCTGCCTGGAGCCCTGATGGAAAATCCATCGCTTATTTAAAGTCCAGGACACCTGAATACGACATTTATGACCAGCCGCAAATAGCGGTCATTGCCGCCTCCGGGGGCGCGCCCAGGATAATTTCCTCACAAGTCGACCGGGACATGGGGGCGCCCTTTTGGTCGCAGGACGGCAAGTCCATCTTTACGACTATGGCCGATGACCGCAGGATGCACGTGGTGTCGTTTGATGCCACCACCGGGGGGATGAAAAAAATCACCAGCGGTGACAGGGTATTCAGGTCATTGCATCGCGGGCCTGGCAACCAATGGGCCGCCCTGGGCGGTGACGCGCTTATGCCATTTGAAGTATACGCCATAGAAGGGGCAACGGCCACACGCCTTACCCATGTGCAGGATGATTTTTTGAAACCGTTGGCCCTGGCCTCCGTGGAGGCCTTTAACTCCAAAAGCAAGGACGGCACGGACGTGGGCAGCCTTTTGGTATGGCCTGCCGGGGCCCCAAAAAACAAAAAACTGCCCCTTATACTTTGGATACATGGCGGCCCTACCGGGCAAGACGATTTTTCATTCGATTTGATTTCCCAACTGCATGCGGCCAATGGCTATGCCGTGGCCAATGTCAATTACCGTGGTAGCAACGGCCGGGGCATGGACTATAGCCGGGCCATCTATGCCGATTGGGGAAACAAAGAAGTAATGGACCTGATCGGGGCGGTGGACTATCTTATAAAGGAAGGAAAAGCCGACCCTGATCGCCTGGGGGTAGGGGGATGGAGCTATGGCGGGATTTTGACCGACTATATCACCGCAGCCGATTCCCGGTTTAAGGCGGCAACCAGTGGTGCCGGCAGCGCCCTCTGGTTTTCTTTGTACGGCACCGACCAGTATACCAAACAGTACGAAGCGGAGTTGGGCGTGCCCTGGAAAACACAAAAAAAATGGATGGAGCTATCGTCACCTTTCTTTAACATAGAAAAAGTAAAGACCCCCACCCTATACATGGTGGGGGAGAAAGATTTCAACGTGCCCCCCGTAGGGAGTGAGCAAATGTACCAGGCCCTGAAGTCTTTGGGAGTGCCCACAGGGTTTGTGGTTTACCCCAACCAGTTTCATGGGATACGAACACCCAGCTATCAGGTGGACCGCTATTCACGTTATAAGGAATGGTTTGATAAGTACCTGGGCAATCCAAAAATGGGGGCCACTGTGGGCACCAAAAAATAG
- a CDS encoding tRNA-(ms[2]io[6]A)-hydroxylase, whose translation MEKHVLGLNLPTDPRWANIAEKNIQDILIDHAYCEQKAASSCISLIVQYPEMARMVETLVPIVAEEWGHFERVMDELKKRGMPFGKPRKDEYVEQLQKAIRKGGGRVDQLVERLLLNALIEARSCERFRLLWKEIGDAGLSKFYYELMVSEAGHYKTFLSLAKEYKSADEVEGRWRELLKEEAAIVSTLEVRADRMH comes from the coding sequence ATGGAAAAACACGTTTTGGGATTGAACCTTCCCACCGACCCGAGATGGGCCAACATAGCCGAAAAGAATATTCAGGATATCCTTATTGACCATGCCTATTGCGAGCAAAAGGCAGCGTCATCGTGCATCTCTTTGATCGTTCAATATCCTGAAATGGCCCGGATGGTGGAAACCCTTGTGCCCATAGTGGCGGAAGAGTGGGGCCATTTTGAAAGGGTGATGGACGAACTCAAAAAAAGGGGAATGCCGTTTGGCAAGCCCCGCAAAGACGAATATGTGGAGCAACTGCAAAAGGCCATCAGGAAAGGGGGCGGGCGCGTGGACCAGTTGGTGGAACGGTTGCTCCTGAACGCGTTGATCGAAGCGCGAAGTTGTGAACGGTTCCGGCTGCTGTGGAAGGAAATTGGCGATGCGGGGTTAAGTAAGTTCTACTATGAACTGATGGTGAGCGAAGCGGGCCATTACAAAACTTTTTTGTCGCTGGCCAAGGAATACAAAAGCGCGGATGAGGTGGAGGGCCGTTGGCGTGAATTGCTGAAGGAAGAGGCAGCGATTGTGTCCACTTTGGAAGTACGGGCAGACAGGATGCACTAG